Proteins from one Mycobacteriales bacterium genomic window:
- the treS gene encoding maltose alpha-D-glucosyltransferase, with translation MSEQPHLPGLANSQDPEWYRRAVFYEVLVRGFADSNGDGAGDLPGLTSKLDYLQWLGVDCLWLPPFYASPLRDGGYDVSDFCAVLPEFGTIEDFRHFLGAAHARGIRVIIDFVMNHTSDQHPWFQSSRSDPDGPYGDFYVWRDTDEGYPDARVIFVDTEVSNWTFDPIRKQYFWHRFFSHQPDLNFESPVVQDSVLDALRFWLDLGIDGFRLDAVPYLFEAEGTNCENLPKTHEFLRRVRAVVDDEYPGRVMLCEANQWPADVVEYFGKGDECHMAFHFPVMPRLFMAVRRESRFPVSEIMAQTPELPEHCQWGIFLRNHDELTLEMVAEDERDYMWTEYATDPRMKANIGIRRRLAPLLDNDTDQLELFTALLLSLPGSPVLYYGDEIGMGDNIWLGDRDGVRTPMQWTPDRNAGFSTCDPGRLNLPVVMDPVYGYQTVNVEAEMRNTASLLHWTRRMIEVRKEHPTFGLGTFGEIGSRNPTVLCYVREFGDDVVLCVNNLSRFPQPVELDLRRFEDWTPIELTGRVRFPQIGVLPYMLTLAGHGFYWFELAKPQERR, from the coding sequence GTGAGCGAGCAGCCCCACCTCCCCGGACTCGCCAACAGCCAGGACCCCGAGTGGTACCGGCGAGCGGTGTTCTACGAGGTCCTCGTCCGCGGCTTCGCCGACAGCAACGGCGACGGCGCCGGTGACCTGCCCGGGCTGACCTCGAAGCTGGACTATCTGCAATGGCTCGGGGTCGATTGCCTCTGGTTGCCGCCGTTCTACGCCTCGCCGCTGCGCGACGGCGGCTACGACGTCAGCGACTTCTGCGCCGTACTCCCGGAGTTCGGGACGATCGAGGACTTCCGTCACTTCCTCGGCGCCGCGCACGCCCGGGGCATCCGGGTGATCATCGACTTCGTCATGAACCACACGAGTGACCAGCACCCGTGGTTCCAGTCGTCCCGGTCCGATCCCGACGGCCCGTACGGCGACTTCTACGTCTGGCGGGACACCGACGAGGGCTACCCCGACGCGCGGGTGATCTTCGTCGACACGGAGGTGAGCAACTGGACCTTCGACCCGATCCGCAAGCAGTACTTCTGGCACCGGTTCTTCTCCCACCAGCCGGATCTGAACTTCGAGAGCCCCGTCGTGCAGGACAGCGTGCTCGATGCGCTGCGGTTCTGGCTCGATCTGGGGATCGACGGTTTCCGGCTCGACGCCGTGCCCTACCTCTTCGAGGCGGAGGGCACCAACTGCGAGAACCTGCCGAAGACGCACGAATTCCTCCGGCGGGTACGCGCGGTCGTCGACGACGAGTACCCCGGCCGGGTCATGCTCTGCGAGGCGAACCAGTGGCCGGCCGACGTCGTGGAGTACTTCGGCAAGGGCGACGAATGCCACATGGCGTTCCACTTCCCGGTGATGCCGCGCCTGTTCATGGCCGTTCGCCGCGAGTCGCGATTCCCGGTGTCGGAGATCATGGCGCAGACGCCGGAGCTCCCCGAGCACTGCCAATGGGGCATCTTCCTGCGCAACCACGATGAGTTGACGCTGGAGATGGTCGCCGAGGACGAGCGCGACTACATGTGGACCGAATACGCCACCGATCCGCGGATGAAGGCCAACATCGGCATCCGCCGACGGCTCGCACCGCTGCTGGACAACGACACCGACCAGCTCGAACTGTTCACCGCGCTGCTGCTCTCGCTTCCCGGGTCTCCGGTCCTCTACTACGGCGACGAGATCGGGATGGGCGACAATATCTGGCTGGGTGACCGCGACGGCGTACGCACGCCGATGCAGTGGACACCGGACCGCAACGCCGGCTTCTCCACCTGCGACCCCGGCCGGCTCAACCTCCCCGTCGTGATGGACCCGGTCTACGGCTACCAGACCGTCAACGTCGAGGCGGAGATGCGCAACACCGCGTCGCTCCTGCACTGGACCCGGCGCATGATCGAGGTACGCAAGGAACACCCCACCTTCGGCCTGGGAACCTTCGGCGAGATCGGGTCCCGCAATCCGACGGTGTTGTGTTACGTCCGGGAGTTCGGCGACGACGTCGTGCTCTGCGTGAACAACCTCTCCCGCTTTCCGCAACCGGTCGAGCTCGATCTGCGCCGGTTCGAAGACTGGACCCCGATTGAGCTGACCGGGCGGGTGCGTTTCCCCCAGATCGGAGTGCTGCCTTACATGCTGACTCTCGCAGGCCACGGGTTCTATTGGTTCGAACTGGCGAAGCCGCAGGAGCGACGATGA